The following coding sequences lie in one Lysobacter capsici genomic window:
- a CDS encoding cupin domain-containing protein yields MSSVTSPADIAATLTELWSPRVIAEVDDAYIKVARVHGTLAWHSHADEDELFMVLKGRLAIEMEDRTVELGAGELFVVPKGVRHNPIASEECHILLIERKSTRHTGDVVTDKTRSLDEQLRPVA; encoded by the coding sequence ATGTCGTCCGTGACCTCGCCCGCCGATATCGCCGCAACGCTCACCGAACTGTGGTCGCCGCGGGTGATCGCCGAAGTCGATGATGCCTATATCAAGGTCGCGCGCGTCCACGGCACCCTGGCCTGGCACAGCCATGCCGACGAGGACGAGTTGTTCATGGTGCTCAAGGGCAGGCTGGCGATCGAGATGGAAGACCGCACCGTCGAGCTGGGTGCGGGCGAGTTGTTCGTGGTGCCCAAGGGCGTGCGCCACAACCCGATCGCCAGCGAGGAATGCCACATCCTGCTGATCGAACGTAAAAGCACCCGGCACACCGGGGATGTGGTCACCGACAAGACCCGTTCGCTCGACGAGCAGTTGCGGCCGGTGGCCTGA
- a CDS encoding DUF6053 domain-containing protein has product MQAQRGFVVGGASAPAPFARFATKPQAIWNKSVGAEAPPTKTSHWRGACLPADRSIASDRVAFSVWWTGHANCGV; this is encoded by the coding sequence ATGCAGGCGCAACGAGGTTTTGTTGTGGGAGGGGCTTCAGCCCCGGCGCCTTTCGCTCGGTTCGCCACGAAGCCTCAGGCGATCTGGAACAAAAGCGTCGGGGCTGAAGCCCCTCCCACGAAGACTTCGCACTGGCGCGGCGCCTGTTTGCCTGCCGACCGATCCATCGCATCCGACCGTGTTGCATTTTCCGTTTGGTGGACAGGCCATGCGAATTGCGGCGTATGA
- a CDS encoding co-chaperone GroES — protein sequence MNLKPLYDRVVVKPIEADEISAGGIIIPDAAKEKSTKGEVVAVGEGKALDNGSLRAPKLKVGDKVIYGQYSGSSYKQDGVEYKILKEDDVLAIVG from the coding sequence ATGAATCTCAAGCCGCTTTACGACCGCGTTGTGGTCAAGCCGATCGAAGCCGACGAAATCTCCGCCGGCGGCATCATCATCCCCGACGCCGCCAAGGAAAAGTCGACCAAGGGTGAAGTCGTCGCCGTCGGCGAAGGCAAGGCCCTGGACAACGGCAGCCTGCGCGCGCCGAAGCTCAAGGTCGGTGACAAGGTCATCTACGGCCAGTACTCGGGCAGCTCCTACAAGCAGGACGGCGTTGAGTACAAGATTTTGAAGGAAGACGACGTCCTCGCGATCGTCGGCTGA
- the groL gene encoding chaperonin GroEL (60 kDa chaperone family; promotes refolding of misfolded polypeptides especially under stressful conditions; forms two stacked rings of heptamers to form a barrel-shaped 14mer; ends can be capped by GroES; misfolded proteins enter the barrel where they are refolded when GroES binds) — translation MAAKEIRFGEDARAKMVRGVNILANAVKATLGPKGRNVVLEKSFGAPTITKDGVSVAKEIELADKFENMGAQMVKEVASKTSDNAGDGTTTATVLAQALIREGMKAVAAGMNPMDLKRGIDKAVVEAVSELKKLSKPSSTSKEIAQVGAISANSDADIGDLIAQAMDKVGKEGVITVEDGSGLENELDVVEGMQFDRGYLSPYFINNQQSMSAELDDPYVLLYDKKISNVRDLLPVLEGVAKSGKPLLIVAEEVEGEALATLVVNTIRGIVKVCAVKAPGFGDRRKAMLEDMAVLTGGTVISEEVGLQLEKATIKDLGRAKKVQVSKENTTIIDGAGDGETIQSRIKQIKAQIEETSSDYDREKLQERVAKLAGGVAVIKVGASTEIEMKEKKARVEDALHATRAAVEEGIVPGGGVALLRAKAAISGLKGANEDQNHGIQIALRAMEAPLREIVTNAGEEPSVILNKVQEGTGAFGYNAANGEYGDMLDFGILDPTKVTRTALQNAASIAGLMITTEAMVAELPKKDEPAMPGGGGMGGMGGMDF, via the coding sequence ATGGCTGCCAAAGAAATTCGTTTCGGTGAGGACGCACGCGCCAAGATGGTGCGTGGCGTCAACATTCTCGCCAATGCCGTAAAGGCCACCCTCGGTCCGAAGGGCCGCAACGTCGTGCTCGAGAAGAGCTTCGGCGCGCCGACGATCACCAAGGACGGCGTGTCCGTCGCCAAGGAAATCGAACTGGCCGACAAGTTCGAGAACATGGGCGCGCAGATGGTCAAGGAAGTCGCTTCCAAGACCTCCGACAACGCCGGCGACGGCACCACCACCGCGACCGTGCTGGCGCAGGCGCTGATCCGCGAGGGCATGAAGGCGGTCGCCGCCGGCATGAACCCGATGGACCTCAAGCGCGGCATCGACAAGGCCGTGGTTGAAGCGGTCAGCGAGCTCAAGAAGCTGTCCAAGCCGTCCTCGACCAGCAAGGAAATCGCCCAGGTCGGCGCGATCTCGGCCAACTCCGACGCCGACATCGGCGACCTCATCGCCCAGGCGATGGACAAGGTCGGCAAGGAAGGCGTGATCACCGTCGAAGACGGTTCGGGCCTGGAGAACGAGCTCGACGTGGTCGAAGGCATGCAGTTCGATCGCGGCTACCTGTCGCCGTACTTCATCAACAACCAGCAGTCGATGTCGGCCGAACTGGACGACCCGTACGTGCTGCTGTACGACAAGAAGATCTCCAACGTGCGCGACCTGCTGCCCGTGCTGGAAGGCGTGGCCAAGTCCGGCAAGCCGCTGCTGATCGTCGCCGAGGAAGTCGAAGGCGAAGCGCTGGCGACCCTGGTGGTCAACACCATCCGCGGCATCGTCAAGGTCTGCGCCGTGAAGGCGCCGGGCTTCGGCGACCGTCGCAAGGCGATGCTCGAAGACATGGCCGTGCTGACCGGCGGCACCGTGATCTCCGAGGAAGTCGGCCTGCAGCTCGAGAAGGCCACGATCAAGGATCTGGGCCGCGCGAAGAAGGTGCAGGTCTCCAAGGAGAACACCACCATCATCGACGGCGCCGGCGACGGCGAGACGATCCAGTCGCGCATCAAGCAGATCAAGGCGCAGATCGAAGAGACCTCGTCGGACTACGATCGCGAGAAGCTGCAAGAGCGCGTGGCCAAGCTGGCCGGCGGCGTTGCGGTGATCAAGGTCGGCGCGTCGACCGAGATCGAGATGAAGGAAAAGAAGGCACGCGTTGAAGACGCGCTGCACGCCACCCGCGCTGCCGTGGAAGAAGGCATCGTCCCGGGCGGCGGCGTCGCGCTGCTGCGCGCCAAGGCCGCGATCAGCGGTCTGAAGGGCGCCAACGAAGACCAGAACCACGGCATCCAGATCGCCCTGCGCGCGATGGAAGCGCCGCTGCGCGAGATCGTCACCAACGCCGGCGAAGAGCCGTCGGTCATCCTGAACAAGGTCCAGGAAGGCACCGGCGCGTTCGGCTACAACGCCGCCAACGGCGAATACGGCGACATGCTCGACTTCGGCATCCTGGACCCGACCAAGGTCACCCGCACCGCGCTGCAGAACGCGGCGTCGATCGCCGGTCTGATGATCACGACCGAAGCGATGGTCGCCGAGCTGCCGAAGAAGGACGAGCCGGCGATGCCGGGCGGCGGTGGCATGGGCGGCATGGGCGGCATGGATTTCTGA
- a CDS encoding AraC family transcriptional regulator, with protein sequence MSDPLLAPARADSDAGPFVIAVTLVARGVRDTASHQHARGQLLGAHRGLLCVGTGQGRWLVPATDAVWLPPHAPHSLRSHGEAFSGWSVYVAQADCAALPAQPCALRVSALLREAIARAATWPASQPLDPARDRLARVLLDEIVDCHAHSRAGERIGLPMPSDPRALRVAQALIDDPADPRGLAEWAAYAHLSQRSLSRHFSAETGYSLLQWRQRARLMRALERLAAGEPVTTVALEMGYDSVSAFTAMFRRHLGAAPTQYLKPSRG encoded by the coding sequence ATGTCCGACCCTTTGCTTGCTCCGGCCCGCGCCGATTCGGATGCGGGGCCGTTCGTGATCGCGGTGACCCTGGTCGCCCGCGGGGTGCGCGACACCGCGTCGCACCAGCACGCGCGCGGACAATTGCTCGGCGCCCATCGCGGCCTGCTTTGTGTCGGCACCGGGCAGGGACGCTGGCTGGTGCCGGCGACCGATGCGGTGTGGCTGCCGCCGCACGCGCCGCATTCGCTGCGCTCGCACGGCGAAGCGTTTTCCGGCTGGAGCGTGTATGTCGCGCAGGCCGATTGCGCGGCGTTGCCGGCGCAGCCGTGTGCGCTGCGGGTGTCGGCGCTGCTGCGCGAAGCGATCGCCCGAGCCGCGACCTGGCCGGCGTCGCAGCCGTTGGACCCGGCCCGGGACCGGCTGGCTCGGGTGCTGCTGGACGAGATCGTCGACTGCCATGCGCACAGCCGGGCCGGCGAACGCATCGGCCTGCCGATGCCGAGCGACCCGCGCGCGCTGCGCGTGGCCCAGGCCCTGATCGACGACCCGGCCGATCCGCGCGGTCTGGCCGAGTGGGCGGCCTACGCGCATTTGTCCCAGCGCAGCCTGAGCCGCCACTTCAGCGCCGAGACCGGCTACAGCCTGCTGCAATGGCGGCAACGCGCGCGGCTGATGCGCGCGCTGGAACGGCTGGCGGCGGGCGAACCGGTGACCACGGTCGCGCTGGAGATGGGGTACGACAGCGTCAGCGCGTTCACCGCCATGTTCCGGCGCCACCTCGGCGCCGCGCCGACCCAGTACCTCAAACCCTCGCGGGGTTGA